A genomic stretch from Dyella sp. M7H15-1 includes:
- a CDS encoding fimbria/pilus outer membrane usher protein, with translation MTTVHAEDRGASAASVQFDTKVLADRGYGEDVARFFAQRARFLPGVQMASVSINAGYAQLMDVRFNGDGDVCFDRQLLSRLRLRRADDLAEESCHDVRRLFPGSRVELQPGMSRVAIVVPEDAFDPDARDGASQRGGRAVMMNYRVFAQRFDGAVGSRDYFQAQIEPGFNIDNWVFRSSEVYTKSASLSTTQWQNAYVQRNIESLSSLWQAGSLYAASDFYAGLPVLGAQWFSDTAQAQAAPLVVPIQGIATSHAVIELRQRGQVIYRTVVSPGPYALSEVTGLMPGAEIEVRVTEEDGIVSQFIVPAPMAESAADLPTTYHMGGGRYRSLFYGEDAPRAPMLAYGDYAFSISPHMRLGSGAMVAQGYQNASMQWSLATRQQWVSAGLSTSHAQSLGSGVMGQAQASMTWFGNVSGGVAWQLRSRQYAMLEDSLWPNAQSTYTQSLSASVNWASLRWGAFAYTLTHAGDALGTSFLHAFTATRRLGRLQLNVSWQRDRYGRSAAYLALSLPLGRESVSARYYQNGRGDNAAAMSYQGRVGNNVGYQVDGYRDDSGSRVSASAQANSAYAQWAGGLSQTTTGQRSFYASATGSMVLTGDRALALSANRLGDSFVVVKVPELTGLRLNGPGTQATVSRLGTALLSMPYPYRTTRIQVDGKSLPLNYRLETTQLELNLARGAVFTQSMLATAIRQLVLQARMRDGSTAPQGTSVFNEQGDFVGTVVGDGNVLLINADIGTSLYLEPIGASRCKLQYTVPQRFDPELPYQEAPASCE, from the coding sequence ATGACTACCGTGCATGCTGAGGATCGCGGTGCTTCGGCGGCCTCCGTGCAGTTCGATACCAAGGTGCTGGCCGATCGAGGCTATGGCGAGGATGTTGCGCGCTTTTTTGCGCAGCGTGCACGTTTTCTTCCCGGTGTGCAGATGGCCAGTGTAAGCATCAACGCGGGCTACGCCCAGTTGATGGATGTGCGATTCAATGGCGATGGCGACGTCTGTTTCGATCGCCAGCTACTTTCACGGCTCAGGTTGCGTAGAGCAGATGACCTGGCGGAAGAATCGTGTCATGACGTGCGACGATTATTTCCAGGTTCGCGCGTTGAACTCCAGCCTGGGATGTCACGTGTTGCCATCGTTGTGCCGGAGGATGCCTTCGACCCGGACGCACGTGATGGCGCTTCGCAGCGGGGCGGTAGGGCGGTGATGATGAATTACCGGGTGTTCGCACAGCGCTTCGATGGTGCGGTGGGAAGTCGCGATTATTTTCAAGCGCAGATCGAGCCGGGTTTCAATATCGATAACTGGGTATTTCGCAGTTCGGAGGTCTATACCAAGTCGGCGTCCTTATCCACCACTCAATGGCAAAACGCATATGTGCAGCGGAATATCGAATCGCTGTCATCGTTATGGCAGGCTGGGAGCTTGTACGCTGCGTCCGATTTCTATGCGGGCTTGCCCGTGCTCGGCGCACAGTGGTTTTCCGATACCGCGCAGGCGCAAGCGGCACCGTTGGTGGTGCCCATCCAGGGAATCGCTACCAGTCATGCGGTGATCGAGTTGCGCCAGCGTGGACAAGTGATTTACCGGACGGTGGTTTCGCCCGGACCCTACGCACTCAGTGAGGTAACCGGGCTTATGCCTGGCGCCGAGATCGAAGTGCGGGTGACGGAAGAAGATGGCATCGTGTCGCAATTCATCGTGCCTGCGCCGATGGCCGAAAGTGCGGCTGACTTGCCTACGACGTATCACATGGGTGGTGGACGTTACCGTAGCTTGTTCTATGGTGAGGACGCACCACGCGCTCCCATGCTGGCTTATGGCGATTATGCTTTCAGCATTTCTCCACATATGCGGCTGGGAAGTGGCGCGATGGTGGCGCAGGGCTATCAGAATGCATCCATGCAATGGTCGCTTGCCACGCGCCAGCAATGGGTCAGCGCGGGGCTCAGCACGTCGCACGCGCAGAGCCTAGGTTCTGGAGTGATGGGACAGGCGCAGGCATCGATGACGTGGTTCGGCAACGTCAGCGGAGGCGTCGCCTGGCAGCTTCGTTCGCGCCAATACGCGATGCTGGAAGACTCGCTATGGCCCAATGCCCAGAGCACCTACACGCAATCGCTGAGCGCCTCGGTGAATTGGGCCAGTCTTCGCTGGGGCGCCTTTGCTTACACGCTCACGCATGCTGGCGATGCGCTCGGCACGAGTTTTCTACACGCGTTCACGGCCACTCGCAGGTTGGGGCGTCTGCAGCTCAATGTCAGTTGGCAACGGGATCGATATGGCCGCAGCGCGGCCTATCTCGCCTTGAGTTTGCCGCTTGGGCGGGAATCAGTCAGTGCCCGCTATTACCAGAATGGCCGCGGCGATAATGCCGCGGCGATGAGCTATCAGGGGCGCGTCGGCAATAACGTTGGTTATCAGGTCGATGGCTATCGCGACGACAGCGGCTCGCGTGTGAGTGCATCCGCGCAGGCGAATTCGGCCTATGCGCAATGGGCGGGCGGTTTGTCGCAAACCACGACAGGGCAGCGATCGTTCTATGCGTCGGCAACCGGCAGCATGGTGCTAACGGGCGATCGCGCGCTTGCGTTGTCGGCCAATCGTCTGGGCGACAGTTTTGTGGTGGTCAAGGTGCCGGAGCTGACGGGCTTGCGTCTGAATGGTCCGGGTACGCAGGCGACCGTCTCCAGGCTGGGTACGGCGTTGCTGTCGATGCCGTATCCGTATCGAACTACACGTATCCAGGTGGACGGTAAATCGTTGCCGCTCAACTATCGCCTGGAAACCACGCAACTGGAATTGAATCTAGCGCGTGGTGCGGTGTTCACCCAATCCATGCTTGCGACAGCGATACGCCAGCTTGTATTGCAGGCGCGCATGCGCGATGGAAGCACGGCCCCACAGGGCACCAGTGTCTTCAATGAACAAGGCGATTTCGTCGGGACAGTGGTCGGCGATGGCAATGTCTTGCTGATCAACGCCGATATCGGCACATCGCTATACCTGGAACCGATTGGGGCTTCCCGTTGCAAACTGCAGTACACCGTACCGCAACGCTTCGATCCCGAACTTCCCTATCAGGAGGCGCCGGCAAGTTGCGAATGA
- a CDS encoding DUF1120 domain-containing protein — protein sequence MTVHAKAPTSELKVIGSIATPQCNVMVGNGGVFDIGAYAPDILSPTRDVALSPVTQRLQVACDAMTHLTFRAVDNEAGSESTAGDNHFGLSYNGSNKIGYYTLDLTHPTVDGKTSVVFSTDNPLFFSAGVFSYVYKSGYTMGWAVGMDKLATGKDFQADLTVRPSLAPAPVVGDVTHTVPLRGSITLDFHFAI from the coding sequence ATGACCGTGCATGCCAAGGCCCCAACATCCGAATTAAAGGTCATCGGTTCTATCGCGACGCCTCAGTGCAACGTGATGGTGGGTAACGGCGGCGTCTTTGATATCGGCGCTTATGCACCGGATATCCTTTCTCCCACCCGCGACGTCGCGCTTAGTCCAGTCACGCAACGTCTGCAGGTCGCGTGTGATGCAATGACGCATCTGACCTTCCGTGCGGTGGACAATGAAGCCGGCTCGGAAAGTACGGCGGGTGATAACCATTTTGGTCTCAGTTACAACGGTAGCAACAAGATCGGCTACTACACGCTGGATTTGACCCATCCCACCGTGGATGGAAAGACGTCCGTTGTGTTCAGTACGGATAATCCCCTGTTCTTTTCGGCGGGCGTGTTCAGTTATGTGTACAAGAGTGGTTACACGATGGGATGGGCAGTTGGCATGGACAAGCTGGCAACCGGCAAGGATTTCCAAGCCGACCTGACGGTTAGGCCATCGCTGGCGCCTGCACCGGTTGTTGGCGATGTCACACACACAGTGCCGCTTCGCGGTTCGATCACGCTTGATTTCCATTTTGCGATTTGA
- a CDS encoding DUF1120 domain-containing protein, translating to MPAFIEKQEGLKMLKKTIVSGFAAAALMAAPQLFAAGPTTELKVMGVINPPDCSVSVGNNGVFDVGAYSPNILSQTNHVQLNTVSQSMDVSCDANTHLTFQVIDNQAGSESTAAANNFGFGFNGGTNKIGYYQVGMSTPTVDGQSALVFSTSNPTSFNASATATFAKNGQTMGWASANNTLSVGKAFQAMLTVTPWVAPATMIGDVSSTVPLNGSLTLNFDFAI from the coding sequence ATGCCTGCCTTCATCGAGAAACAGGAAGGACTGAAAATGCTGAAGAAAACAATCGTCTCTGGGTTTGCCGCTGCTGCCCTGATGGCAGCGCCACAGCTGTTTGCTGCAGGTCCGACCACCGAGCTGAAGGTGATGGGGGTGATCAATCCGCCCGATTGCTCGGTGTCGGTCGGCAACAATGGCGTGTTTGACGTGGGTGCCTACTCGCCCAACATTCTTTCCCAAACCAACCACGTTCAGCTCAATACCGTTTCACAGAGCATGGACGTGTCCTGCGATGCCAATACGCATCTCACCTTTCAGGTGATCGACAATCAAGCCGGTTCGGAAAGTACCGCGGCCGCCAACAATTTCGGCTTCGGCTTTAACGGTGGCACCAACAAGATCGGCTACTACCAGGTCGGCATGAGCACGCCGACGGTGGATGGTCAATCCGCCTTGGTGTTCAGTACCAGCAATCCCACCTCGTTCAATGCTTCAGCGACGGCCACCTTTGCCAAAAACGGGCAAACCATGGGGTGGGCCTCGGCCAACAATACCTTGTCGGTCGGCAAGGCTTTTCAAGCCATGTTGACCGTCACGCCGTGGGTAGCCCCGGCGACGATGATTGGCGACGTTTCCAGTACCGTGCCGCTGAACGGTTCCCTGACGCTGAATTTCGATTTTGCTATTTGA
- a CDS encoding fimbria/pilus chaperone family protein, with translation MSLPQLVVATSFRLQTITVVLDERDGRTDFNVTNTGSEPMLLLTKLQDVDSTPMSANILVTPAVTRIDPGQSQLVHFMLKKGVKLEREYLLKASFEGVTQRADKGARMTVRQQVGFILQPKSVPVEERPWKDLRVQVNGDSLILTNAGRHIVRLMPSIALQPKGVDLPLEHPYILPGQRVSAAGAAVGGTTQIAITPLSRYGFAQAKAELTVAP, from the coding sequence ATGTCGCTGCCACAGCTGGTCGTGGCGACCTCGTTTCGCTTGCAGACCATCACCGTTGTGCTGGATGAGCGCGACGGCCGCACCGATTTCAACGTCACCAACACAGGCAGCGAGCCGATGCTGTTGCTGACCAAGTTGCAGGATGTGGACAGCACGCCCATGTCGGCCAACATTCTGGTAACCCCCGCCGTGACGCGCATCGACCCGGGTCAGAGCCAGCTCGTGCACTTCATGCTGAAGAAGGGCGTAAAGCTGGAGCGTGAATATCTGCTCAAAGCCTCGTTCGAGGGTGTGACGCAACGGGCGGATAAAGGCGCTCGCATGACGGTGCGCCAACAAGTGGGTTTTATCCTGCAGCCGAAATCGGTGCCGGTGGAAGAACGTCCGTGGAAGGATCTGCGCGTGCAAGTTAACGGCGATAGCCTGATCTTGACCAATGCCGGCCGGCATATCGTGCGGCTGATGCCGTCCATCGCACTGCAACCCAAGGGTGTAGACCTGCCGCTTGAACATCCCTACATCCTGCCTGGTCAACGCGTCAGCGCGGCCGGCGCTGCGGTTGGCGGAACCACGCAAATCGCCATCACGCCACTGAGTCGCTACGGCTTTGCACAAGCGAAGGCCGAGCTGACCGTGGCGCCATAA
- the aceE gene encoding pyruvate dehydrogenase (acetyl-transferring), homodimeric type has protein sequence MDQLDDILHQDLDPTETQEWVESLSAVIDREGTERAHFLLERLVDSTRRSGGYLPFDPTTEYVNTIPPHLETKMPGDGAMEWRIRTLIRWNAMATVVRANRKPGELGGHIASFASSATLYDVGFNHFWRAPSADHPGDLVFHQGHSSPGIYARSFLEGRIGEEQLDLFRMEVLGAGRGLSSYPHPWLMPDYWQVPTVSMGLGPIQAIYQAQFWKYLEHRGLMPKTDRKIWCFMGDGECDEPESLGAISLAGREGLDNLVFVINCNLQRLDGPVRGNGKIIQELEGVFRGAGWNAIKVVWGSYWDPLLARDKNGTLRKLMMETIDGEYQACKAFGGAYTREHFFGKYPETREMVANLSDDDIWRLNRGGHDPHKVYAAYHAAVNTKGMPTVILAKTVKGYGMGAAGESQNPTHQQKKLDEEAIRHFRDRFNIPVSDDKLKDVPYYHPGKDSPEVQYMLERRKQLGGFLPQRRRHTDVKLKAPDLAAFEQITKGTGDREISTTMALVRGINLLLRDKAIGPRVVPIVADEARTFGMEGMFRQIGIYAPEGQKYRPQDADQLLYYREDQKGQVLQQGISEAGGMASWLAAATSYSISNQPMLPFFIYYSMFGFQRIGDLAWAAGDMRSRGFLIGGTAGRTTLNGEGLQHEDGHSHLLAGAIPNVRAYDPTFSYEVAVIMQDGTRRMIEDQEDVYYYITVMNENYAHPDLPQGVEEGIIQGMYLFKDAGKPKKSEPRVQLLGSGTILREVIAAAELLEKDFGVSADIWSVPSLIELRRDGYDAERWNRLHPESEQRIPYVTGLLQGRQGPAVAATDYVREYAEQIRPFMPDGMRYTVLGTDGFGRSDTREHLRGFFEVDRYWIAHAALAALAKDGKVNAKDVTRAIREYKLDPDKPNPLTV, from the coding sequence ATGGATCAGCTCGACGATATCCTCCATCAGGACCTCGACCCCACCGAAACCCAGGAATGGGTCGAATCCCTCAGCGCCGTCATCGACCGAGAAGGCACCGAACGCGCGCATTTTCTGCTGGAGCGTCTTGTCGATTCCACCCGCCGCTCCGGTGGCTACCTGCCGTTCGACCCGACCACCGAATACGTCAACACCATTCCGCCGCACCTGGAAACGAAGATGCCCGGCGACGGTGCGATGGAATGGCGCATCCGCACCCTGATCCGCTGGAACGCCATGGCCACCGTGGTGCGCGCCAACCGCAAGCCGGGCGAACTGGGTGGACATATCGCCAGCTTCGCTTCCTCCGCCACGCTGTATGACGTCGGCTTCAACCACTTCTGGCGTGCGCCGAGTGCCGATCATCCGGGTGATCTGGTGTTTCATCAGGGCCATTCCAGCCCCGGCATCTACGCGCGCTCCTTCCTCGAAGGCCGCATCGGCGAAGAACAGCTCGACCTGTTCCGCATGGAAGTGCTTGGGGCTGGTCGCGGCCTGTCTTCCTATCCGCACCCCTGGCTGATGCCCGATTATTGGCAGGTGCCCACGGTGTCGATGGGTCTGGGGCCGATCCAGGCGATCTACCAGGCGCAGTTCTGGAAGTACCTGGAACACCGCGGCCTGATGCCGAAAACCGACCGCAAGATCTGGTGCTTCATGGGTGACGGTGAATGCGACGAGCCCGAATCATTGGGCGCCATTTCGCTGGCTGGTCGCGAAGGTCTGGACAACTTGGTCTTCGTGATCAACTGCAACCTGCAGCGTCTCGATGGCCCTGTTCGCGGCAACGGCAAGATCATCCAGGAATTGGAAGGCGTGTTCCGTGGTGCCGGTTGGAACGCTATCAAAGTGGTGTGGGGCAGCTACTGGGATCCGCTTCTCGCCCGCGACAAGAACGGCACCTTGCGCAAGCTGATGATGGAAACCATCGACGGCGAATACCAGGCCTGCAAGGCTTTCGGCGGCGCTTATACGCGCGAGCATTTCTTCGGCAAGTATCCGGAGACGCGCGAGATGGTCGCCAATTTGAGCGACGACGACATCTGGCGCTTGAACCGCGGCGGCCACGATCCGCACAAGGTTTATGCGGCTTACCACGCGGCCGTGAACACCAAGGGCATGCCCACCGTGATTCTCGCCAAGACCGTGAAGGGTTATGGCATGGGTGCGGCCGGTGAGTCGCAAAACCCCACCCACCAGCAGAAGAAACTGGATGAAGAAGCCATACGTCACTTCCGCGACCGCTTCAACATCCCGGTGTCGGACGACAAACTCAAGGATGTGCCGTATTACCACCCCGGCAAGGATTCGCCGGAAGTGCAGTACATGCTGGAACGTCGCAAGCAGCTCGGCGGTTTTCTGCCACAGCGTCGCCGTCACACCGATGTCAAGCTCAAGGCGCCAGATCTGGCCGCCTTCGAACAGATCACCAAAGGCACCGGCGACCGCGAAATCTCCACCACCATGGCGCTGGTGCGTGGCATAAACCTGCTGTTGCGCGACAAGGCCATCGGTCCGCGCGTGGTGCCGATCGTGGCCGACGAAGCGCGCACCTTCGGCATGGAAGGCATGTTCCGCCAGATCGGCATCTATGCGCCGGAAGGCCAGAAATACCGTCCGCAGGACGCCGACCAGCTTCTGTATTACCGCGAAGACCAGAAAGGACAGGTCTTGCAGCAGGGCATTTCCGAAGCGGGCGGCATGGCGTCGTGGTTGGCGGCGGCCACCAGCTACAGCATCAGCAACCAGCCGATGCTGCCGTTCTTCATCTACTACTCGATGTTCGGTTTCCAGCGCATCGGTGACCTTGCCTGGGCGGCTGGCGACATGCGCTCGCGTGGTTTCCTGATCGGCGGCACCGCCGGCCGCACTACCTTGAATGGAGAGGGCCTGCAGCACGAAGACGGTCACTCGCACCTGCTCGCCGGTGCGATTCCGAATGTGCGTGCGTATGACCCGACCTTCTCCTACGAAGTCGCGGTGATCATGCAAGACGGCACGCGCCGCATGATCGAAGATCAGGAAGATGTGTACTACTACATCACCGTGATGAACGAAAACTATGCTCACCCCGATCTGCCGCAAGGTGTCGAGGAAGGCATCATCCAGGGCATGTATCTGTTCAAGGACGCTGGCAAGCCGAAGAAGAGCGAGCCGCGCGTGCAGTTGCTCGGCTCGGGCACCATCCTGCGCGAAGTGATTGCCGCCGCCGAACTCCTGGAGAAGGATTTCGGCGTCAGCGCCGATATCTGGTCCGTGCCCAGCCTTATTGAGCTGCGCCGCGACGGTTACGACGCCGAGCGCTGGAACCGCCTGCATCCGGAAAGCGAGCAACGCATACCTTACGTCACCGGTTTGTTGCAGGGCCGCCAAGGCCCCGCCGTTGCAGCCACCGACTACGTGCGCGAATACGCCGAACAGATCCGCCCCTTCATGCCCGACGGCATGCGCTACACCGTGCTCGGCACCGATGGCTTCGGCCGCTCCGACACGCGCGAGCATCTGCGCGGCTTCTTCGAGGTGGATCGCTACTGGATTGCGCATGCAGCGCTCGCTGCCTTGGCGAAGGATGGCAAAGTCAACGCCAAGGATGTGACGCGCGCCATTCGCGAGTACAAGCTTGATCCGGATAAGCCCAATCCGCTGACGGTGTAA
- a CDS encoding NADP-dependent malic enzyme → MVHSDDFRKAALDYHRFPRPGKIKVSPTTSLITQRDLSLAYSPGVAYACEAIAEDPHSASEYTARSNLVAVITNGTAVLGLGDIGPLAGKPVMEGKGVLFQKFAGIDVFDIELAERDPDKLVDIIAAMEPTFGGINLEDIKAPECFIVERKLRERMKIPVFHDDQHGTAIIVGAAVVNALKVVGKRIEDVKLATAGVGAAGIACLDMLVALGLKPENILAFDREGVLYAGRGRMDPDKQRYARDTGKRTLAEIVEGADIFLGLSAGGILKPEMVASMADKPIILALANPNPEILPEDAKKVRPDCIIATGRSDYPNQVNNALCFPYIFRGALDVGATGINEAMKLACVHAIAALAQMESGDLAGAYAGESPTFGPDYLIPRPFDPRLLVMLAPAVALAAMESGVATRPIPDMEAYLEKLTQFIYRTGYIMKPIYERARSDRKRVVYAEGEEETVLRAVQTVIDEKLAYPILIGRPDVIETRIVRMGLRMRAGVDFELTNINDDPRFNEYWQHYHALTERRGVSPAAAKNLMRSRPTLIAAIMVERGEADAMISGLVGRYHKKLGYIRSVFGLDPGVSCTSAISGVINDQGTWFFLDTHVQCDPTAEQIAEATLQATYRLKLFGIEPKVALLSHSNYGSHDNPSAAKMREVFKILKARAPRLEVDGEMQADTAWDEALRQRIFPNTTLSGRANLYVMPNLDAANIAYNMVRVMSDGVAIGPILMGVDKPAHILTPSSTVRRVVNMTAIAAVDAQIREQMEKD, encoded by the coding sequence ATGGTCCATTCCGACGATTTCCGCAAAGCCGCCCTCGACTATCACCGCTTTCCACGACCAGGAAAGATCAAGGTCTCGCCGACCACGTCGCTGATCACCCAGCGTGATCTGTCATTGGCGTATTCCCCCGGCGTGGCCTATGCCTGTGAAGCAATCGCCGAAGATCCGCATAGCGCCAGCGAGTACACCGCGCGTTCCAACCTGGTGGCCGTGATCACCAACGGCACCGCCGTGCTGGGTCTGGGCGATATCGGCCCGCTGGCTGGCAAGCCGGTGATGGAGGGCAAGGGCGTGCTGTTCCAGAAGTTCGCCGGCATCGACGTGTTCGATATCGAGCTTGCCGAGCGTGATCCGGACAAGCTGGTCGACATCATCGCCGCGATGGAGCCGACCTTCGGCGGCATCAATTTGGAAGACATCAAGGCGCCGGAATGCTTTATCGTCGAGCGCAAGCTGCGCGAGCGCATGAAGATTCCGGTGTTCCACGATGACCAGCACGGCACCGCGATCATCGTTGGCGCGGCGGTGGTCAATGCGCTGAAGGTGGTCGGCAAGCGGATCGAGGACGTGAAGCTGGCCACCGCCGGCGTGGGTGCCGCTGGTATTGCCTGCTTGGACATGCTGGTGGCGCTGGGCCTGAAGCCGGAAAACATCCTGGCCTTCGACCGCGAAGGCGTGCTTTATGCCGGCCGCGGTCGCATGGATCCGGATAAGCAGCGTTATGCGCGCGATACCGGCAAGCGCACCCTGGCCGAGATTGTCGAAGGCGCGGACATCTTCCTGGGTCTGTCGGCAGGCGGCATCTTGAAGCCGGAAATGGTCGCGTCGATGGCCGATAAACCGATCATCTTGGCGCTGGCCAATCCCAATCCAGAAATCCTGCCGGAAGACGCCAAAAAGGTACGTCCGGATTGCATCATCGCCACGGGCCGCTCGGACTATCCGAACCAGGTCAACAATGCGTTGTGCTTCCCATACATCTTCCGCGGTGCGCTGGATGTCGGCGCCACCGGCATCAACGAAGCCATGAAGCTGGCCTGCGTGCACGCGATCGCGGCGCTGGCGCAGATGGAATCTGGTGACTTGGCGGGTGCCTACGCTGGCGAATCGCCGACCTTCGGTCCGGACTACCTGATTCCACGCCCGTTCGATCCGCGTCTGCTGGTCATGCTGGCGCCCGCTGTCGCCCTGGCGGCGATGGAATCGGGCGTGGCCACGCGTCCGATCCCCGACATGGAAGCCTACCTGGAGAAATTGACACAGTTCATTTACCGCACCGGTTACATCATGAAGCCGATCTATGAGCGCGCGCGCTCCGATCGCAAGCGCGTGGTGTATGCCGAAGGCGAGGAAGAAACGGTGCTGCGTGCCGTGCAAACGGTGATCGATGAAAAGCTGGCCTATCCGATCCTGATCGGACGTCCAGACGTCATCGAAACGCGTATCGTGCGCATGGGCCTGCGCATGCGTGCTGGCGTGGATTTCGAGTTGACCAATATCAATGACGATCCGCGATTCAATGAATACTGGCAGCACTATCACGCGCTGACCGAACGTCGTGGCGTCTCGCCCGCGGCCGCGAAGAACCTGATGCGTTCGCGCCCCACCTTGATCGCCGCGATCATGGTCGAGCGCGGCGAAGCTGACGCGATGATCAGCGGCCTGGTCGGGCGCTATCACAAAAAGCTGGGCTACATCCGCAGCGTCTTCGGCCTCGATCCGGGCGTGTCGTGCACATCGGCGATAAGTGGCGTGATCAACGACCAGGGCACCTGGTTCTTCCTCGACACCCATGTGCAATGCGACCCCACCGCCGAGCAGATCGCCGAAGCCACGTTGCAGGCGACCTATCGCCTCAAGCTGTTCGGCATCGAACCCAAGGTAGCGCTGCTCTCACACTCCAACTACGGCAGCCACGACAATCCCAGCGCAGCCAAGATGCGCGAGGTATTCAAGATCCTCAAGGCACGTGCACCGAGGTTGGAAGTGGATGGTGAGATGCAGGCCGATACCGCGTGGGACGAAGCATTGCGTCAGCGTATCTTCCCCAACACCACCTTGAGCGGACGCGCCAATCTATATGTGATGCCCAATCTCGACGCCGCCAATATCGCCTACAACATGGTGCGCGTGATGAGCGATGGCGTGGCCATCGGTCCCATCCTGATGGGCGTGGACAAACCGGCACACATTCTGACGCCTTCCTCTACAGTGCGCCGCGTTGTCAACATGACGGCCATTGCCGCGGTCGATGCACAGATTCGCGAGCAGATGGAAAAAGACTGA
- a CDS encoding flavohemoglobin expression-modulating QEGLA motif protein, whose product MSTPAEVIPASLRPYAVLDKRLLVAVRGINILSTVSWSASLEDRMIEEYGRGHYALPEVNYKMPDLSEVRQELAAIESEAGKDDPLGDYLRRTAESWRIAAEMLEAVGTDGVTAPSIQLYGRPGDAIPGSNRSNLDAARYFVELSDELGADLHDDDITANISSERLRTDLAKVLDAFFGAGKITVEIDNDLTAKAAAGATRIRLRGGTRFSQYDRHQLLNHEAFVHSLTALNGREQPLLASLARTSPRVTATQEGLAVFAELMSGAIDIARLKRISLRILAIDMALNGADFVEVYRFFNRCGQSVADSFHSAQRVFRGVPLTGGSAFAKDNVYLSGLLDVHTFFRWALKERRLDLLRYLFAGKLSLHDVMSLEPYFISGVLVAPRWLPPWMQHVHGLAGKLAFSLFINRIRMSKVEAESLSIGM is encoded by the coding sequence ATGAGCACGCCGGCCGAAGTCATTCCTGCGAGCCTGCGGCCTTATGCCGTGCTCGACAAGCGCCTGCTGGTGGCCGTGCGTGGCATCAACATCCTGTCCACGGTGAGCTGGTCAGCCTCGCTGGAAGACCGGATGATCGAAGAATACGGCAGGGGGCACTATGCCTTGCCCGAAGTGAACTACAAGATGCCCGACCTCTCCGAGGTGCGCCAGGAACTTGCCGCCATCGAGAGCGAAGCCGGCAAGGATGATCCGCTAGGTGACTATCTGCGCCGCACTGCCGAATCCTGGCGCATTGCTGCCGAGATGCTCGAAGCTGTCGGTACCGACGGCGTCACTGCGCCGTCCATCCAACTCTATGGCCGGCCGGGCGACGCCATTCCGGGTAGCAATCGCAGCAACCTCGATGCCGCGCGTTACTTCGTGGAGCTGTCCGATGAACTCGGCGCGGATCTGCATGACGACGACATCACCGCCAATATTTCCTCCGAACGGTTGCGTACGGATCTGGCCAAGGTGCTGGATGCGTTTTTCGGCGCCGGCAAGATCACCGTGGAAATCGATAACGATCTCACCGCCAAGGCCGCGGCGGGCGCCACGCGCATCCGTCTGCGCGGCGGCACGCGTTTCAGTCAGTACGATCGGCACCAGTTGCTCAATCACGAAGCCTTTGTGCACTCGCTCACCGCTTTGAATGGTCGCGAGCAGCCATTGCTGGCTTCGTTGGCGCGCACATCACCGCGCGTCACCGCTACGCAGGAAGGGCTGGCGGTGTTTGCGGAACTGATGTCAGGTGCGATCGATATCGCCCGGCTCAAACGCATCAGCCTGCGCATCCTAGCTATCGACATGGCGCTCAATGGTGCCGACTTTGTCGAGGTGTATCGTTTCTTCAATCGCTGTGGCCAGAGTGTGGCCGATAGCTTCCATTCGGCGCAGCGCGTGTTTCGTGGCGTGCCACTGACGGGTGGTTCTGCGTTCGCCAAGGACAACGTCTATCTGTCCGGCTTGCTCGACGTGCACACCTTCTTCCGCTGGGCACTCAAGGAGCGGCGCCTGGACCTGCTGCGCTACCTGTTCGCCGGCAAGCTGAGCTTGCACGATGTGATGAGCCTTGAGCCGTATTTCATCTCCGGCGTGCTGGTCGCACCGCGCTGGTTGCCACCTTGGATGCAGCATGTGCATGGGTTGGCCGGCAAATTGGCGTTTTCGTTGTTTATCAATCGCATCCGTATGTCGAAAGTAGAGGCGGAGTCGTTATCTATCGGCATGTAG